The Acidobacteriota bacterium genome segment TTCACGAGCTGCGCCAAGGCTCCCACCCAGTTGATGGACCAGGCCAAGGCCGGCATCCAGGGCGTCATCGACGCCAAGGGCGGCATCTACGCCAAGGATGAGCTGAACAAGCTCCAGGGCGACCTGCAGGCCGCTCTTGATGCGGTCGCGGCCCAGTCGAAGAAATTCTTCAAGAAGTATGGCCCGGCCAAGGAAATGCTGAACAAGGTCATCGCCGACGCCGAGCAGGTCAAGGGCCTGATCCCCGGGCGGATCGCTGAGGCCAAGGCTGCTGCCGAGACCGCGATGAACGAAGCCAAGACGGCCGTCGAACAGGCCAAGGCGCTCCTCGAGAAGGCCCCCAAGGGCAAGGGCACCAAGGCCGACATCGAGGCCATGAAGGCTGACCTGGCTGGTCTCGAGACCGCGATGGCCGACGTTACCACCGCCCTGAACGCCGAGGACTATTTCGGCGCCAAGGACAAGGCCAACGTCATCAAGGAAAAGGCTGCCGGCATCACCGAGCAGATCAACGCCGCCATCGCCAAGGTCAAGGGCCGCTAAGTCACAGGACTTGAAGCTCAGTAAAACAGCCGCCTTCGTACTGGCTGTTTTGCTCTTTGGTTGTCGGACCGCACCGGTCCCGACGGAGGTCCTTGACGCTGACCGTCAGGAAAGAGACCTTCGGGGGACCGGTGCTTCTCTTTTTGCCGGACCGGAGCATGCGGCCTACCTGCGGAGCCTGGCTAACGCCCGCCAAACCCTGGAAAGGGAGAACCTCAAGCTGGGCTGGTTCCGCGATTACGGCAAGGTCCGCCGGGAATTCGCGGCCGTGCTGCGGACCGGCGAGGCCGTCGGGGCCGAGGCCCGGACGGCCATCTCCAGCCGGTCGGCGTCCCTGAGCCAATCGGTCCAGGCGATCCGCCGCCGGCTGATGACGCTCGACGACCTGACCTTGTCGCTGGTCGAGCGGGGCCCGGCCCGGAGCCGGCTGACCCAGGCCTCCCTGGCCCTGACCGAGGCCGAGGAGATGATCGACCGGAGCCGGTTCGACCAGGCGTCGTCCCGCCTCGAGAAGGCCACGAGCCTGACGGCCGAGGCCGAAAAGGCCGTCATCGCCCACATCTCCCGGTACCTCGATCCGGCCCAGGTCAGGAGCTGGAAGACGGCCGCCGAAGAGACCATCGCCGATTCGCGGGAGCGAGGCCTGACCGTCTTCATCGTCACCAAGCTC includes the following:
- a CDS encoding L,D-transpeptidase, with protein sequence MKLSKTAAFVLAVLLFGCRTAPVPTEVLDADRQERDLRGTGASLFAGPEHAAYLRSLANARQTLERENLKLGWFRDYGKVRREFAAVLRTGEAVGAEARTAISSRSASLSQSVQAIRRRLMTLDDLTLSLVERGPARSRLTQASLALTEAEEMIDRSRFDQASSRLEKATSLTAEAEKAVIAHISRYLDPAQVRSWKTAAEETIADSRERGLTVFIVTKLEHRLLVYRAGKLIRTYDVGLGFNGLADKRYAGDNATPEGRYKVVRKIPSSLYYKALLIDYPNDEDRRWFARERARGTIPKYVGIGGDVEIHGGGQDSLTRGCVSLDNNRMDELYDLAAVGTPVTIVGTLELENYVIKAIGNN